Proteins encoded within one genomic window of Bacillus sp. 1NLA3E:
- a CDS encoding zinc ribbon domain-containing protein: MSKNKNCQSCGMPLSKDEKGGGTEKNGQKSDMYCSHCFENGEFVLPNLTVDEMKQRVQDKIAEFGLPKFMSGFFTRNIHKLERWKNS, translated from the coding sequence ATGAGTAAAAATAAAAATTGCCAGAGCTGTGGGATGCCACTTTCAAAGGATGAAAAAGGTGGAGGAACAGAAAAGAATGGACAAAAAAGTGATATGTATTGTAGTCACTGCTTTGAGAATGGAGAATTTGTCCTTCCTAATCTCACAGTAGATGAAATGAAACAACGTGTTCAAGATAAAATTGCTGAATTCGGGTTACCGAAATTTATGTCAGGTTTTTTCACAAGAAATATACATAAATTAGAGCGTTGGAAAAATTCATAA